In Acidobacteriota bacterium, a genomic segment contains:
- the rsgA gene encoding ribosome small subunit-dependent GTPase A → MNKEALGWNESFENSFQPYAQQGMIVGRVYSQDRLGSLIYTDTGEVHAEVSGRLRYLAESRADYPAVGDWVALTPPTPTSQALIEAVLPRKSKFSRKVAGAKTEEQIVVANVDWIFLVSGLDQDFNVRRIERFLTLVRESGAQPVIVLNKADKCADRDQRLREVGAVAICVPIVCISAKHGAGLGALEPFLKKGETISVLGSSGVGKSTLVNRLLGQNTQKTQEVRDGDDRGKHTTRRRELMMLPSGAIMIDTPGMRELQLWATGEGIRETFEDIQTIAEDCYFRDCRHESEPSCAVLNALQNGTLDPSRYSSYRQLQSEIQLLEVRQTHRAQAVERQRVKRLTQIPKQKRKGW, encoded by the coding sequence TTGAACAAAGAAGCACTTGGTTGGAATGAATCTTTTGAAAACAGCTTTCAGCCCTATGCCCAGCAAGGGATGATCGTTGGTCGAGTCTATTCCCAGGACCGACTTGGCTCGCTCATTTATACTGACACTGGTGAAGTTCACGCCGAAGTCAGTGGCCGTTTGCGATATCTGGCCGAAAGCCGGGCCGATTACCCGGCGGTTGGTGATTGGGTGGCCCTGACGCCGCCAACTCCAACCTCACAGGCCCTCATCGAAGCCGTCCTCCCGCGCAAAAGCAAATTTTCCCGCAAGGTCGCCGGTGCCAAAACCGAAGAACAGATCGTCGTCGCCAATGTTGACTGGATTTTTCTCGTTTCAGGATTGGACCAGGATTTCAACGTGCGCCGAATTGAACGATTTCTGACACTGGTTCGGGAAAGCGGCGCTCAGCCAGTGATTGTTCTCAACAAAGCTGATAAGTGTGCCGACCGTGACCAGCGATTGCGTGAAGTTGGTGCCGTGGCCATCTGTGTTCCGATTGTATGTATTTCCGCCAAACATGGCGCTGGACTCGGTGCGCTTGAGCCCTTTCTGAAGAAAGGCGAAACGATTTCGGTGTTAGGGTCCTCTGGCGTCGGCAAATCTACCCTGGTCAACCGCCTGCTTGGACAAAATACTCAAAAGACCCAGGAGGTCCGCGACGGGGACGACCGTGGCAAGCATACCACCCGCCGCCGTGAATTGATGATGCTTCCGTCGGGGGCGATTATGATTGACACGCCTGGCATGCGCGAACTGCAGTTGTGGGCCACGGGTGAAGGGATCCGCGAGACCTTCGAAGATATCCAGACGATTGCCGAAGACTGCTATTTCCGAGATTGTCGCCACGAAAGCGAACCTTCCTGTGCCGTGCTGAACGCCCTCCAAAATGGAACCCTTGATCCAAGCCGTTACTCAAGCTATCGCCAGCTCCAAAGTGAAATTCAGCTCCTCGAAGTTCGCCAAACCCACCGGGCGCAGGCGGTCGAACGCCAGCGCGTCAAACGGCTGACCCAAATTCCAAAACAAAAGCGCAAAGGCTGGTAA
- a CDS encoding serine hydrolase → MIAASVRVRALLALCIVFCLSTGFHALAQTPPPVPATLSPAKIEQIDALFAQWNKPDSPGCALAVIKDGQIVYKRGYGIADLEHNVPISPQTVFDVGSMSKQFTAACILILEQQGKLSVNDDIRKYLPELPKYDPPVTIRHLLHHTSGIQDYLQLMIQAGVRLENIATEEDVIKFIQSVPKTEFTPGDQHKYSNSGYFLLSEIVERVSGTRLSEFAEQQIFKPLGMTQTHIHDDFTRIVKNRAIGYAPIRSGGFRLEMSLLDTVGDGGVMTTVEDLFLWDQSFYQNKLVSGQDLITRLTTPGVLNSGRKLEYACGLMVGNWNGHQIIHHNGAWAGYRAEMIRFPADRLSVICLANLGSINPSRLTRQVADLLLPNQGQK, encoded by the coding sequence ATGATCGCCGCTTCTGTTCGGGTACGAGCCCTGCTGGCTCTTTGCATCGTTTTTTGTCTGTCTACTGGATTTCACGCCCTGGCCCAGACGCCACCGCCAGTTCCCGCCACGCTTTCACCAGCCAAAATTGAGCAAATTGACGCCTTGTTTGCCCAGTGGAACAAGCCTGATTCGCCAGGGTGTGCGCTGGCGGTGATCAAGGATGGTCAAATTGTCTACAAGCGCGGCTATGGCATTGCTGACCTGGAACACAATGTTCCAATTTCACCACAGACGGTGTTTGATGTCGGCTCGATGTCAAAACAGTTTACTGCCGCCTGTATTTTGATTTTGGAACAGCAGGGAAAGCTTTCAGTCAACGATGACATTCGAAAGTACCTCCCCGAACTCCCCAAATACGACCCACCTGTTACGATCCGGCATCTCCTGCATCACACCAGCGGAATTCAAGATTACCTCCAACTTATGATTCAGGCTGGAGTTCGACTTGAAAATATTGCCACTGAAGAAGACGTGATCAAGTTCATTCAATCGGTGCCAAAAACCGAATTCACTCCGGGCGACCAGCACAAATACAGCAATTCAGGGTATTTCTTACTGTCGGAAATCGTCGAACGTGTCAGTGGAACCCGGCTGAGTGAATTTGCCGAACAGCAAATTTTCAAACCCTTGGGAATGACACAAACCCACATTCATGACGACTTTACCCGGATTGTCAAAAACCGGGCGATTGGGTATGCTCCGATTCGGTCTGGAGGATTTCGACTTGAAATGTCATTACTGGATACCGTTGGTGATGGTGGCGTGATGACAACGGTGGAAGATTTATTTCTCTGGGATCAGAGTTTTTATCAGAATAAACTGGTGAGTGGTCAGGATCTGATTACGCGTCTGACTACACCAGGTGTTTTGAACTCAGGCCGAAAGTTAGAGTATGCTTGTGGGCTGATGGTTGGTAACTGGAATGGCCACCAGATCATTCATCACAACGGCGCCTGGGCCGGGTATCGAGCGGAAATGATTCGATTTCCCGCTGATCGGCTCTCGGTGATCTGTCTGGCAAATCTTGGGTCAATCAATCCATCCCGGCTGACACGTCAGGTGGCAGACCTTTTGCTTCCAAACCAGGGACAAAAGTAA